The Malus sylvestris chromosome 12, drMalSylv7.2, whole genome shotgun sequence genome contains a region encoding:
- the LOC126592430 gene encoding 29 kDa ribonucleoprotein A, chloroplastic-like isoform X2 has product MPPLTSNSLWITFPSMSIVFSSLVSSRALEMSRWSRALRVNYGPLPPRTEVSSFRGARGPRGGGGGYDSNNRLYVGNLAWGVDNLALENLFSEQGKVLEAKVVYDRDSGRSMGFSFVTYDTADQMNSVIESLDEVDLYGRSI; this is encoded by the exons ATGCCTCCCCTGACCTCAAACTCTTTGTGGATAACCTTCCCTTCAATGTCGATAGTGTTCAGCTCGCTGGTATCTTCGAGAGCGCTGGAAATGTCTAGATGGTCGAG GGCATTGAGGGTAAACTATGGACCTCTTCCTCCTCGGACTGAGGTTTCCTCTTTCAGAGGTGCCAGAGGTCCCagaggtggtggtggaggtTATGACTCTAACAACCGCCTTTACGTGGGTAACCTTGCATGGGGTGTTGACAATTTGGCTCTTGAGAACTTGTTTAGTGAGCAAGGAAAGGTTTTGGAAGCCAAGGTAGTTTATGACAGGGACAGTGGCAGATCGATGGGTTTCAGTTTTGTAACTTATGATACTGCTGATCAAATGAACAGTGTCATTGAATCGTTGGATGAAGTT GACTTGTATGGAAGATCTATCTAA
- the LOC126592430 gene encoding 29 kDa ribonucleoprotein A, chloroplastic-like isoform X1: MPPLTSNSLWITFPSMSIVFSSLVSSRALEMSRWSRALRVNYGPLPPRTEVSSFRGARGPRGGGGGYDSNNRLYVGNLAWGVDNLALENLFSEQGKVLEAKVVYDRDSGRSMGFSFVTYDTADQMNSVIESLDEVVVKIVAVPLIVVCQE, encoded by the exons ATGCCTCCCCTGACCTCAAACTCTTTGTGGATAACCTTCCCTTCAATGTCGATAGTGTTCAGCTCGCTGGTATCTTCGAGAGCGCTGGAAATGTCTAGATGGTCGAG GGCATTGAGGGTAAACTATGGACCTCTTCCTCCTCGGACTGAGGTTTCCTCTTTCAGAGGTGCCAGAGGTCCCagaggtggtggtggaggtTATGACTCTAACAACCGCCTTTACGTGGGTAACCTTGCATGGGGTGTTGACAATTTGGCTCTTGAGAACTTGTTTAGTGAGCAAGGAAAGGTTTTGGAAGCCAAGGTAGTTTATGACAGGGACAGTGGCAGATCGATGGGTTTCAGTTTTGTAACTTATGATACTGCTGATCAAATGAACAGTGTCATTGAATCGTTGGATGAAGTT GTTGTTAAGATTGTAGCTGTGCCCCTCATTGTTGTTTGTCAAGAATGA